The genome window ATGCTGCGCAAGGTGCATTCCGCTTCCTTTTCCAGGGTGACGTGGCGCCCGGTGGCGAAAATCAGGTCGCCTTCGGGCGCCGCCGACCAGGACAGCCAGCGGTGGCCGCCATCGCGGTGCCGGTAGCGGTTTTCAAAGCTGGGCATGGCTTCCTGCGTCACGTGCGCCAGCGCCAGGCGGGTGGCGGCGGCATCCTCGGACAGCACGAAGTCGAACAGGCTGCGGCCCAGCATTTCCTCGGGCAGCCAGCCCAGGATGGCTGACGAAGCCGGGTTGACGGCGACAAAGCAGCCCTCGGCGTCGATGGCCACCATCAGGTCTTGCGCGCTGCGCCACAGCCGCTCGCGCTCGCTGTTGCGCGCGGCCAAGTCCGCTTCCAGCTTCTTTTCCACGGTGATGTCGCGCGCGCTGCAATACACCTTCTCGCCCTCGGGCGCGGCCACCCACGACAGCCAGTGCCAGCCGCCCAGCTTGTGGCGGTAGCGGTTTTCGAAACGCAGCGCCGGCTGGCCCTGGTTGGCCGCGTCCCAGGCCGCATGGGTGCGCGGCAAGTCGTCCGGATGGATCAGTTCAAAAAATTTCGTCGTGCGGATTTCCTCGACCGACCAGCCCAGGGTGGCTTGCCAGGCGGGGTTCGAGTGCTCGAAATAGCCGTCGAGGTTGAGCACGCCCAGCAAATCGGGGCTGACGTTCCAGGTGCGGCCGAACTCGCGCGTGCGCTCGGCCACCTGCATTTCCATGCTGGCACTGAGGGCGCGCAGGCGCGATTCCGCCTGCGCCCGCAAAATGGTCGACCATACCCGTTCCGACACTTGCACGGCCAGTTCGATCTCGTCCGCATGCCACAGGCGCACCGCGCCGCTGTGCACGACGAACAGGGCCGCCAGCCGGCCCTCCTTGGCGATGGGAATGTTCAGGAAGGCACGGATGCCCAGGCGCGCAAACGTGGCCAGCGCGGCCGGCGTGGCCGTGCGCGGGTCGCTGGCCACATCGCTGACGGCCAGCGCCTGGCCGGCGGCCAGCGCATCGGCCAGGCGGGCCGCATAATCGCCGAGGAAATATTCGCCGGCGGCACCGGGCGCCAGGCCATCGCTCCACGCATGCTGCAGGGTGGGGCATTGCAGGGTCTGGTCGATATCGAAACAGGCCACTTGCTGGGCGCCCAGGCGCTGTCCCAGCAGCTGCGCCGACAGCGAGAGGATCTCGCCCGTGTCTTGCAGCAGGCGCAGCCGGCGTTCCAGTTGCAGCAAAAAGGCCACGCCACTGGCGCCGGCCTGGCCGCGGGGGACAGGTGTGCTGCTCATGCCGGGCTCAGCTGCCGGCCAGCGGCAGGGTGACGCTGAACAGGGCGCCATTGCCGGGCTGGCTTTGCAGGGTGATGGCGCCGCCATGCGCATCGACCAGCTGCTTGGTGATGAACAGGCCCAGGCCCAGGCCGCCCGTGCGGTCCTGGTGCATGACGCGTTCGAACGCGTCGAAGATGCGTTCCTGGTCGCGCGCATTGATGCCGATGCCATGGTCGCGCACTTCGATGACGGCGCTGTTCTGCGTGTGCGCCAGGCTGATTTCCACGGGCTGGCCCTGGCCGTAGCGCACGGCATTGCTGATCAGGTTGACAACGATCTGCTCGACGCGGAAAGCATCCCAGTAACCGTGGATCGGTTCGAAGGCCAGCACTTCCAGCACGCTGCCCGTCGTGGCCGCATACGGGGCCAGGTCGTCGGCCACCCGGCGCACGAGGCTGGTCAGGTCGACGGCTTCGCGGCGGATCGACAGCTTGCCGCTGGTGATGCGCGAGACATCGAGCATGTCGTCGATCAGGCGCACCATGCTGCGGATTTGCCGCCCGTCGCGCGCCACCATCTTGTTCAGCTTGTCCGGCTCGAAGGCGGCCAGGTTGCCCCGCTCCAGGTTGACGGTGCGCATCTGCGTTTCCAGGAACAGCGTATTTAATGGCGTACGCAGTTCGTGCGCCACCATGGACATGAATTCGTCGCGCAGGCGCAGCGAGCGCTGCAGTTCCGCCTGGGTGGCACGTAATTCTTTCAATAACGCTTCCTGCTGCTGGCGGCTGTGTTCAAGCGCCTGCACCTGGCGCCGCGTCTCGCTGCGCTGCTGGTGCAGGGCCACGAAGACGTTGACCTTGCTTTGCACGGCATTGATGTCGAGCGGCTTGTGCAGGAAATCGACGGCGCCGCTTTCATAGCCCTGGAAGGCGAAATTCATTTCCTTGCCGGCCGCCGTGACGAAGACGATGGGGATGTGGCGCGTTTTTTCCGTGCCGCGCATCAATTGCGCGAGCTCAAAGCCATCCATTTCCGGCATTTGCACGTCGAGGATGGCCAGCGCGAAATCGTGCTCCAGCAACAGGGCCAGCGCTTCTTCGCCCGAGGAGGCCTGGTAGACGCTGCGGTCGCTCTCGCGGATCAGCGCATTGAGCGCGCGCAAGTTTTCCGGCAAATCGTCGACGATCAGCAGTTTGGTGCTTGTTTCATTCATCATGTTTCATTCCTGGCATGACCATGCCGTCCAGCGTAGTGGGAAGCGGCGTGCGACGGCGCACGCTTGCGGTAGAGCTTTTCGGGACCCGGCAATGGCTCGAAGTCGGCGGCAAAGCGCGTGAAGTGCGTGCTTTCCTTGCTACCCAGGCCCAGGAAGCCCCGGTGGCACAGCGAGTCGTGAAACAGGCCCAGGGCCCGTTCCTGCAAGGTTTTATTGAAGTAAATCAGCACGTTACGGCAACAAATCAATTGCGTTTCAATAAAAACGCTGTCCGTGGACAGGCTGTGGTCGGCAAAGTTGATCCTGTCGAGCAGGCGCTGCTGGAAACGCGCCGTGGCATGCTCGACCGTGTAGTACTCGGACAGCTGGCCCAGGCCGCCCGCGGCCAGGTAGTTGTCGCCGTAGTCGGCCATGCGGTGCAGCGGATACACGCCGCGTGCGGCCGTGGCCAGCGCCTGCGGATTGATGTCGGTGGCGTAAATCGTGCTGCGTTCGAGCAAGCCTTCCTCGTGCAGCACGATGGCCAGCGACAGTGCCTCTTCGCCCGTGCAGCAGCCGGCCACCCAGATCGTCGGCGACGGATAGGTTTTCAGCACGGGCACCACGTGTTCGCGCAAGGCGCGGAAAAACGCCGGGTCGCGGAACATTTGCGTGACGGGCACGGTCAAAATCTGCAGCAGCTTGCCAAAGGCGGCCGTGTCGTCCAGCACCAGCTGCTGCAGGGCGGGCAAGTCGGCGCAATGGAGGCGCTCCAGCGCCTGGTTCAGGCGCCGGCGCTGCGAGGGCAGGGAATAGTCGCGGAAATCATAGCTGTAGCGCTGACAGATCGCCTCCATCAGCGCATGCAGTTGCGCGTCCGTGGTGCGCAGGGACATCACATGCGTTCCATCTTCGGCATCCACACGCGCAGCAGCGAATACAAGCGGTCCAGGTCGATCGGCTTGGCCAGGTAATCGGACGCACCCGCCTGCAAGCATTCTTCCTGGTCATTTTTCATGGCCTTGGCCGTAATGGCGATGATGGGCAGCTTGTTGTAGCGGCCATCAGCGCGGATCAAGCGCGTCGCTTCCAGGCCATCCATGCCCGGCATCATGACGTCCATCAACACCAGGTCGATATCGTCCACGCTGTTGAGCTTGCTGATGGCTTCGAAGCCGTTGCGGCCGATTTCCACCACCACGCCTTTCTGTTCCAGCGCATTCGTCAGCGCAAAGATATTGCGCACGTCGTCGTCCACCAGCAAAATCTTGCGGCCTTCAAACACGCGTTCGCGGCTGCGTACCTGCTGCAGCATGCCCTGTCGCTCGCTCGACAGTTCCGACTCCACCTTGTGCAGGAACAAGGTCACTTCGTCGAGCAGGCGTTCGGGCGAGCGGGCGCCCTTGATGATGATGGAGCGCGAGTATTTCATGAGGTCCGCTTCTTCCTCGCGGCTCAGGTTGCGGCCCGTATAGACGATGACGGGCGGGAACGAGCACAGTTCTTCATGTTCCATGCGTTCGAGCAATTCGTTGCCCTGGATGTCAGGCAGCTTCAAGTCGATGATCATGCAGTCGAAAATCTGCGTCTTCAGCAATTCCAGCGCCTGCTCGCCCAGCGCCAGGGCCGTGATTTCCACGTCGTCGTCGCTGATCAGGTGCACCACGCTTTCGCGCTGGCGTTCATCATCCTCGACCAGCAGGATGCGCTTCATCTTTTGCGTGAATTTCGATTCGAGCTTGCGGAACACTTCCTTCAGCTGATCGCGCGTGCGCGGCTTGGTGGCATAGCCGATGGCGCCCAGCTGCATGGCTTCCTGGATCTGGTCATTGCCCGAGACGATGTGCACGGGAATGTGGCGCGTCAGCGGATTTTCCTTCAATTGCTGCAAGACCAGCAAGCCCGGGCGGTCCGGCAAGCCCATGTCGAGCAGGATGGCGTCGGGCAGGAATTCTTCCGCCAGGCGCAAGCCTTCGTCGGCGCCGTGCGCCACCAGGCAGCGGTATTGCATTTCATGCGCGAGGTCGAACAGGATGCCGGCAAATGACGGCTCATCTTCGATCACCAGCACGGAACGCTGGCCCGTCTTGCCTGGGTGCGCGCTGTTCCGGTCATCCTGGAAGGTGGGCAGCGGCACTGGCTTGGCGGCGGGCGCCGCCTTGGGCGCGGTGACTTTTGCGGGCGCTTGTGGCGCCGCCGCCGGCACTGTCGCCGCTTCCACGGCGCGTTCCGGCATGACGGCCGGCAACACCAATGTAAACGTGCTGCCCTGGCCTGGCGTGCTGGCCAGCTCGATGCTGCCACCCAGCAAGGCGGCCAGGTCGCGCGAAATCGACAGGCCCAGGCCCGTGCCGCCATAGCGGCGGCTGGTGGTGCCGTCGGCCTGGTGGAAGGCGTCGAACACCTTTTGCTGCTGCTCGTCGGCGATGCCGATGCCCGAATCCTGTACCTGGAAACGCACCTGGCCGGCCGCATCGGTGCTCACGTGCAGGGACACGGTGCCCGTATCGGTGAATTTGATGGCGTTCGACAGCAGGTTTTTCAGGATTTGCTCCAGGCGCTGGCGGTCGCTGACGAAGGACGGCGGTGCGTCCGGCGCCACCTTGACGTCAAACACCAGTTTCTTTTGCTGCGCCTGGGCGCCGAACAACATCTTCATGCTGCTGAGCAGCTCGGCGAAGGGCACGGCTTCCGGCGTCAATTCCAGCTTGCCTGCCTCGACCTTGGAAATGTCGAGGATATCGTTGATGAGGGTCAACAAGTCGTTGCCGGCCGAATAAATGGTTTGCGCAAACGTCACTTGCTCCGGCGTCAGGTTGCCGCTGCTATTGTCCGACAGCAGCTTGGACAGAATCAGCGAGCTGTTCAACGGCGTGCGCAGTTCGTGCGACATGTTCGCCAGGAATTCGGATTTGTAGCGGCTGGCGCGCTGCAGCTCGTCCGCGCGGGCTTCCAGCTGGGCGTGCGCCTGGCCGATCGCCATGTTTTTCTGGTCCAGCGACAGCGCCTGCACGGCCAGCTGTTCGTTCGACTGTTCCAGCGCCGCTTTTTGCTCTTCCAGGTGGGCTTGCGACTGTTCCAGCACGCGCGACTGCTCGCCCAGCTCTTCGTTGGCCGTGCGTAATTCTTCCTGCTGCACTTCCAGCTCTTCATTCAGTTGCTGGGTTTCTTCCAGCACATTTTGCAGGCGCTGGCGGTACAGGGCCGCTTCCAGCGACGTGCCGATATTGGTCGCAATCAGGTTCAGCCATTGCTTGGCGCGGGCGCTGACGGGGTGCGTAAAGCCCAGTTCGATGACGCCGTTGACGATGCCTTCATTGTTGACGGGCGCCAAAACCAGTTCCAGCGGCGCACCGCGCCCCAGGCTTGACGTCACGGTCAGATAATTCTCGGGGACTTGCTGCACATGCTTGAGCTTTTTCTCGCGCGCGGTCTCGCCTACCAGGCCTTCGCCCAGCTTGAACACCTGTTTTTCCTTCACGCCCTGCTCATTGAAGCCGTACACGGCCGTGCGGCGCAGGCTGCCATCTTCGTCGACGACGTACAGGGTGGCCACGGCCACTTCCAGCCGGTCGGCCAGGAAATCGAGCACGTGCCGGCCCAGCTGCGCCAGGCCAAGCTGACCGCTCGTGTGTGCCGCCAGCTCCGTCTGTCCCGTGCGCAGCCAGGCTTGCTCCTGCAGCACCTCGTTATCCTTGCCGCGCTGTTCGAGCGCATCGTTGTAGATATCGGACAGGCGCAGCAGTTCGCGCCGGCCCAGGTAGGCCAGGAAGCCGGACATGCCCAGGCTGAGGATGAGGAACACCACCACGGCCAGCATGGTGCGGCCCTCGGCCGTATCGGCCCGTTCCTGGCGCAGTCGTTGTTCCATGGACAGGAAGGCAAGGAATTCGCGGCGGATTTCGTCAAATTCCAGCTTGCCTTCACCCTGGCGCACGCGCGCGAGGAATTCCTGGTTGTTGCGGCGCTGCGCGATCACGCCTTCCGCATACTCCATCCACTGGTTTTGCAGCGCGCGGATGCGGCGCAGGCGGTCCGTCTGGATGGGGCTGTCGGACACGAGGTCCAGCAGGGTAGTCATTTCGACGGCGATCTTGGCCTTGCCCGATTTATACGGCGCCAAAAACGTTTCGTCGCCCGTCAGCAAGTAGCCGCGCATGCCCGTTTCCAGGTCGACCGACAGCTTCATGACTTCGTTCGCATTACCGATCACCCGTTCCGAATGTTCGACCGAGCGCAGGGCCGACAGCAGGTAGGCGATCAGGCCGACAGACAAGAGGGCCGTGATGACCCCGATGACCAGCGGCAAGGTTACGTTACGGGCGAGGATGCGGCGAAAGCTGAAGGAATCGATCGGGGTCTTGGTATTCATCATGTCCGTGGAAGGCTGTCGCGAAAAAGTCAATTTTAATTGAAATGCAAGTTTTCTGGTGGTCAAGCATAGCGTGCGCTAGCATAACAGCCTTGCGCTCAATTGCCGACTCGCAAGACGCTGCAAAGCGCGGCAGCGCACAGAGAAAAGTAGCGAAAAAATCAAGATTGCTACGATTGAGGCAGATCAAAGAGATTGGCGGTTCGCATCCTAAGATGCAGGAGGTGGCGGCGTCCTTGCGGACGACCGCCGTGTGCAAACCAGTCCATGCAGGAGGACATCATGGCCAATCATCTGATCCGTCGCAATCCGCAAAATCCGCTGGCACGTTTCGACCCGTTCAGCGACATGGAAGATTTCATGCATGACTTTTTCGCGCCCGCCTTGCGCTTGCGCGATGGGGGTTCGTCACGCATGCGCGTCGACATTTCCGAAACCGGGCAAGCCTACCAGGTACAGGCAGACATTCCTGGCGTCAACAAGGACGATATCAAGGTCTCCATCGACGGCAACCGCGTCTCCATCAGTGCCGAACTCAAGGATGAAAGAGTGACGCGCGACGGCGGCGGCAAGACCGTGCGCAGCGAACGCGAGTATGGCCAGCAGTATCGCAGCTTCGTGCTGCCGCATGAGGTGGACGAGGCCGCCGCGCAGGCGCGTTATGAAAATGGCGTGCTGCTGCTGGACTTGCCGAAGAAAGAGGGCACGGGCGGGCGGCAACTGGCGATACAGTGATGTGGGATGGCATAAAAAAACGCCGGACGATGCCGGCGTTTTCTGGGGTGTTCGGGGTGGCGGTGCGCTGCCACCCAGATTGCCTCTATATATATGTCAGTCGCGGATTTCCAGCGCCCGGTTCAGGCTCAGGGCAGCCAGCGAGGCGACGGCGCCCGACAGCAGGTAGAAGCTGACATAGGCGAGGCCGAAGTTGGCTGACAGGCCCAGCGCCACCAGCGGGGCGAAGCCGGCGCCCACCAGCCAG of Janthinobacterium sp. PAMC25594 contains these proteins:
- a CDS encoding hybrid sensor histidine kinase/response regulator; this translates as MMNETSTKLLIVDDLPENLRALNALIRESDRSVYQASSGEEALALLLEHDFALAILDVQMPEMDGFELAQLMRGTEKTRHIPIVFVTAAGKEMNFAFQGYESGAVDFLHKPLDINAVQSKVNVFVALHQQRSETRRQVQALEHSRQQQEALLKELRATQAELQRSLRLRDEFMSMVAHELRTPLNTLFLETQMRTVNLERGNLAAFEPDKLNKMVARDGRQIRSMVRLIDDMLDVSRITSGKLSIRREAVDLTSLVRRVADDLAPYAATTGSVLEVLAFEPIHGYWDAFRVEQIVVNLISNAVRYGQGQPVEISLAHTQNSAVIEVRDHGIGINARDQERIFDAFERVMHQDRTGGLGLGLFITKQLVDAHGGAITLQSQPGNGALFSVTLPLAGS
- a CDS encoding protein-glutamate O-methyltransferase CheR translates to MSLRTTDAQLHALMEAICQRYSYDFRDYSLPSQRRRLNQALERLHCADLPALQQLVLDDTAAFGKLLQILTVPVTQMFRDPAFFRALREHVVPVLKTYPSPTIWVAGCCTGEEALSLAIVLHEEGLLERSTIYATDINPQALATAARGVYPLHRMADYGDNYLAAGGLGQLSEYYTVEHATARFQQRLLDRINFADHSLSTDSVFIETQLICCRNVLIYFNKTLQERALGLFHDSLCHRGFLGLGSKESTHFTRFAADFEPLPGPEKLYRKRAPSHAASHYAGRHGHARNET
- a CDS encoding response regulator; its protein translation is MNTKTPIDSFSFRRILARNVTLPLVIGVITALLSVGLIAYLLSALRSVEHSERVIGNANEVMKLSVDLETGMRGYLLTGDETFLAPYKSGKAKIAVEMTTLLDLVSDSPIQTDRLRRIRALQNQWMEYAEGVIAQRRNNQEFLARVRQGEGKLEFDEIRREFLAFLSMEQRLRQERADTAEGRTMLAVVVFLILSLGMSGFLAYLGRRELLRLSDIYNDALEQRGKDNEVLQEQAWLRTGQTELAAHTSGQLGLAQLGRHVLDFLADRLEVAVATLYVVDEDGSLRRTAVYGFNEQGVKEKQVFKLGEGLVGETAREKKLKHVQQVPENYLTVTSSLGRGAPLELVLAPVNNEGIVNGVIELGFTHPVSARAKQWLNLIATNIGTSLEAALYRQRLQNVLEETQQLNEELEVQQEELRTANEELGEQSRVLEQSQAHLEEQKAALEQSNEQLAVQALSLDQKNMAIGQAHAQLEARADELQRASRYKSEFLANMSHELRTPLNSSLILSKLLSDNSSGNLTPEQVTFAQTIYSAGNDLLTLINDILDISKVEAGKLELTPEAVPFAELLSSMKMLFGAQAQQKKLVFDVKVAPDAPPSFVSDRQRLEQILKNLLSNAIKFTDTGTVSLHVSTDAAGQVRFQVQDSGIGIADEQQQKVFDAFHQADGTTSRRYGGTGLGLSISRDLAALLGGSIELASTPGQGSTFTLVLPAVMPERAVEAATVPAAAPQAPAKVTAPKAAPAAKPVPLPTFQDDRNSAHPGKTGQRSVLVIEDEPSFAGILFDLAHEMQYRCLVAHGADEGLRLAEEFLPDAILLDMGLPDRPGLLVLQQLKENPLTRHIPVHIVSGNDQIQEAMQLGAIGYATKPRTRDQLKEVFRKLESKFTQKMKRILLVEDDERQRESVVHLISDDDVEITALALGEQALELLKTQIFDCMIIDLKLPDIQGNELLERMEHEELCSFPPVIVYTGRNLSREEEADLMKYSRSIIIKGARSPERLLDEVTLFLHKVESELSSERQGMLQQVRSRERVFEGRKILLVDDDVRNIFALTNALEQKGVVVEIGRNGFEAISKLNSVDDIDLVLMDVMMPGMDGLEATRLIRADGRYNKLPIIAITAKAMKNDQEECLQAGASDYLAKPIDLDRLYSLLRVWMPKMERM
- a CDS encoding Hsp20/alpha crystallin family protein, which translates into the protein MANHLIRRNPQNPLARFDPFSDMEDFMHDFFAPALRLRDGGSSRMRVDISETGQAYQVQADIPGVNKDDIKVSIDGNRVSISAELKDERVTRDGGGKTVRSEREYGQQYRSFVLPHEVDEAAAQARYENGVLLLDLPKKEGTGGRQLAIQ